CCGCGAAGTTGATCAGCACGATGGTGGCGCCGGTGGGGAGGTTCATTACGAAGGAGAAAGAGATGCCGCAGATGACGGTTGCAACGCCGATCCCGGCCGCGGACACGATAGCGGTCTTGAACCCCTTGGCAATCTGAAGGGCCGAGACGGCCGGTAGGATGAGGAGCGCCGAGATCAGCATGATGCCCACCACCTTCATGGCCAGCACCACGGTCAGGGCGGTCAAGAGCACCAGCACCGTGTTGATGCGGTCCGTGTTGAGACCGGAACTCTTGGCCAGTTCCTCGTCGAAGGTGCTGGCGAAGAGCTCGTTGTAGAACATGACCACGCCGGCGATGACGATGAAGAAGAGTACTGCTGCGATGGCGAGCTCGCTGGAACTGATGGAAAGGATGTTGCCGAAGAGGTAGCTGAAGAGGTCGACGTTGAAGCCGCCGGCGACGCTGGCCAGGAGGACACCGGTCGCAATGCCGATGGCAGATACCATGCCGATGGCGGCGTCGCCGTAGATCCTCGCCTTCTGGGCAAGCTTGAGGATGCCCATGGCCGAAGCAAGCACCACCGGGATGATGGAGAGGGTCATGTAGACCGAGTGCAGCCGGAAAAAGAGCGCGAGCGCTACGCTGCCGAAGGTGACGTGGGCCAGGCCGTCGCCGATCAGCGAAAGCCTGCGCAGCACCAGGAACACCCCGAGTACCGAGCAGAGGATAGCGATCAGCGACCCGCCGATAAGTGCCCTCTGCATGAAGCCGTAGCTGAGCATCTCGTTCAGATTCATTTCAAAAACCTCTAGTGCCTATGGCAAACCAGGTGCTGGCCGTGCTCGCCGAAGAACCCGGTCATTTCGGTGGAGTTGCAGAAGTCGTCGAAGCTGCCGTAGAAGACCACCTTCTTGTCCAGGTACAAGAGGTGCGAAGCGTACTTGCCGATGGTGGCCGTGTCGTGGGTGACCAGGAGCACGGTGCACCGCTTCTCCCGGTTCATCTCGAAGATGAGCTTGTAGAAACTATCCCTGGTCTCCGGGTCGAGCGCCGTAGTCGGCTCGTCCATGACCAGCAGCGCCGGGTCGTTCACCAGCGCCCGCGCCAAGAGCACCCGCTGCCGAAGCCCCCCGGACAACTCGCCGATCATGGCCCCCCTGATGTGGGAGATCCCCATCCACTCCATGGTCCGCTCCACGGCCCGGGCGTCATCGCGGTTGAAGCGCCGCGGGAACTTCTTCGCCGAGAGCCGTCCCAGGCGGATCACCTCGTCCACCGTAGCCGGGAAGTGCGGGTTGAAGAACTGCAGCC
This window of the Geomonas agri genome carries:
- a CDS encoding metal ABC transporter permease: MNLNEMLSYGFMQRALIGGSLIAILCSVLGVFLVLRRLSLIGDGLAHVTFGSVALALFFRLHSVYMTLSIIPVVLASAMGILKLAQKARIYGDAAIGMVSAIGIATGVLLASVAGGFNVDLFSYLFGNILSISSSELAIAAVLFFIVIAGVVMFYNELFASTFDEELAKSSGLNTDRINTVLVLLTALTVVLAMKVVGIMLISALLILPAVSALQIAKGFKTAIVSAAGIGVATVICGISFSFVMNLPTGATIVLINFAVFLCAFAARTLLRHH
- a CDS encoding metal ABC transporter ATP-binding protein, encoding MNDIALSVRNLCAGYHGTEVLQDISFSVNAGDYVGICGPNGSGKSTMIKIILQLLAPTSGEVSLLGTPQASFRDWHRIGYLPQGLQFFNPHFPATVDEVIRLGRLSAKKFPRRFNRDDARAVERTMEWMGISHIRGAMIGELSGGLRQRVLLARALVNDPALLVMDEPTTALDPETRDSFYKLIFEMNREKRCTVLLVTHDTATIGKYASHLLYLDKKVVFYGSFDDFCNSTEMTGFFGEHGQHLVCHRH